In a genomic window of Taylorella equigenitalis ATCC 35865:
- the rsmB gene encoding 16S rRNA (cytosine(967)-C(5))-methyltransferase RsmB, with protein MAEQIALSTLLVSSSKLVRDVMGGQSTSDLLPKVDITIRAGVHAISFHALRHYGKALSIANKLLTKSPPNSLFLNLLCVSLSLLIVDDSELFDEQPVYKEFVVLDESVNACSKMPKTASFKGLLNACLRNFLRNKTELIRGLNIYENLSYPQWWYEKLKNSYPNTYLEVLNADKKYASINLRINTRKISRADYLKLLSTQNIEFEEIGESGIKLSKSVNIATLPGYDEGLFSVQDIGAQSAAFQLPIKNGDYVLDACSAPGGKAAHLLERFDIDLLCMDADKERLERVKENLNRLDLLGQNVHLLEGDASLKDWWDGRKFDAILADVPCTGSGVVRRHPDIKWLRKEVDVIKTVELQRKIIINLWDMLKFGGYLLYVTCSVFKEEGELQAQYFTTKLEGIERLPSLGHIFPPKQDGFFYALFKKN; from the coding sequence ATGGCTGAGCAAATCGCATTATCCACTTTGCTGGTATCAAGCTCAAAACTTGTGCGTGATGTTATGGGTGGTCAGTCGACAAGTGATTTATTGCCCAAAGTAGATATCACGATTCGTGCGGGTGTGCATGCAATTAGTTTTCATGCATTGCGCCATTATGGGAAAGCATTGTCGATAGCTAATAAATTATTAACTAAATCTCCCCCTAACTCTCTTTTTCTAAATTTACTTTGTGTTAGCTTAAGTCTATTGATTGTAGATGACTCTGAACTGTTCGATGAACAGCCAGTTTACAAAGAATTTGTAGTGCTAGATGAATCAGTAAATGCTTGTTCTAAAATGCCAAAAACGGCCTCATTTAAGGGTTTACTTAATGCATGTCTAAGAAATTTTTTACGCAATAAGACAGAGCTAATTCGAGGACTCAATATATATGAAAATTTATCTTATCCTCAGTGGTGGTATGAAAAATTAAAAAATTCATATCCTAATACTTATTTAGAAGTTTTGAATGCGGACAAAAAATATGCTTCTATCAATTTAAGAATAAATACTAGAAAAATTTCTAGAGCTGACTATTTGAAGTTGCTTTCTACGCAAAATATAGAATTTGAAGAAATTGGTGAATCTGGTATTAAACTGAGTAAAAGCGTGAATATTGCCACCCTACCTGGATATGATGAGGGATTGTTTTCTGTGCAAGATATCGGAGCTCAGAGTGCAGCATTTCAACTGCCTATAAAAAATGGAGATTATGTGCTTGATGCGTGTAGTGCTCCTGGCGGAAAGGCGGCTCATTTGCTTGAGAGATTTGATATAGATTTATTGTGCATGGATGCAGATAAGGAACGTTTAGAGCGGGTTAAGGAGAATTTGAATCGTCTTGATTTGTTAGGTCAAAATGTACATTTGTTGGAGGGTGATGCAAGTTTGAAAGATTGGTGGGATGGACGTAAATTCGATGCGATTTTGGCTGATGTTCCATGCACAGGGTCGGGGGTTGTTCGTAGGCATCCTGATATCAAGTGGCTTAGAAAAGAGGTGGATGTCATTAAAACTGTTGAATTACAACGTAAAATAATCATTAATCTGTGGGATATGCTAAAGTTTGGCGGTTATTTGTTATATGTGACTTGCTCGGTTTTCAAAGAAGAAGGTGAATTACAAGCACAATATTTCACAACTAAACTTGAAGGTATTGAGAGATTGCCGTCATTAGGTCATATCTTTCCACCTAAACAAGATGGATTTTTCTATGCACTTTTTAAGAAAAATTAA
- a CDS encoding DUF4390 domain-containing protein — MHFLRKIKFAMYASSLAICLVIASFTFFNKSVYAQTEAISTPAETEAPIKSSAVFTEINPTKIDNYSLSLSTKINLQLDSELRQALSKGLPLYFTLDARFYQKRGYWFDKLIAQQSLTWMIHYNVLLREWRIERGPYVAKGYSLEDAIDLITTNDDWKILLNEPMDSSKKYYGKVRLRLDTSLLSRPFQISAFSDSSAWSFSSSWAKFQIHH; from the coding sequence ATGCACTTTTTAAGAAAAATTAAATTTGCTATGTATGCTAGTAGCCTTGCAATTTGTTTAGTAATTGCAAGTTTTACTTTTTTTAATAAAAGTGTGTATGCTCAAACAGAAGCTATATCTACACCTGCAGAAACAGAGGCTCCGATTAAATCGAGTGCCGTATTTACGGAAATTAATCCCACCAAAATTGACAATTACAGTTTATCCCTAAGTACAAAAATAAACCTTCAGTTAGATTCAGAACTAAGACAGGCTTTAAGCAAGGGATTGCCACTTTATTTCACACTAGATGCTCGTTTCTATCAAAAACGTGGTTACTGGTTTGATAAGCTAATCGCACAACAATCACTAACTTGGATGATTCACTACAATGTTTTACTTAGAGAGTGGAGAATCGAAAGAGGACCTTATGTAGCAAAAGGGTATTCACTTGAGGATGCCATTGATTTAATCACAACAAATGATGACTGGAAGATTCTTTTAAATGAACCTATGGACTCCTCAAAAAAATATTATGGAAAAGTACGTTTGAGATTAGATACGTCGCTACTCTCAAGACCGTTTCAGATTAGTGCCTTTAGCGATTCTAGTGCTTGGTCATTTTCATCATCATGGGCAAAATTTCAAATTCATCACTAA
- a CDS encoding sensor histidine kinase: MGKISNSSLSRTKKFLRNLLRFSLIVAVILSAVLLYFLFQSSGNESRFENRFDLLMLFNATLAIALFIWLLSLIIGIVKQVKQKRFGARLTSKLIFFFTLIAIVPGVVVYVLSTQYVSRYIESWFNNKVDSALSSGIYLGQSSLDAMIIDQLSNARNLSDRLYNVPEDQLSNALNSLRENFSSFDLLVFSSGGNRVIAFSSSTFGSLLPKMPPNNVMSQLRISRQYASAEESLAVDESGMQAPQYILRVIVPIFSSDNRLDGSIASLREPNWLQLTRLVPASMSENLKAVQTGYQNYQELNLSRQGILKIFSITMIMALLLTTFASLAIVLWMARRLVEPLLTLAEGTQAVAAGDYRSIPDSNQSDELGQLSRSFNLMVAQLTEARYQVDRHRRSIEQSNDFLEGVLAGLTNGVIVLDSEFRITRVNKGAQNTLHEDLDLMIGQPMQDNLSEFGRLVKSAFVSHAAVGSLRSYWQEQIELDINDEGEDKKITLLLRGTKLMTPNGINYLLVFDDISEVISLNRSVAWGEVARRLAHEIKNPLTPISLSAERIKYKLIDKLDEDDAKFLDRLTTTIVNQVVSLKTMVDDFREYARTPPAQFQSVNVEDLLMDIAHLYGWSAEGYKIEEESLDIAPIDVSRQIKLDIEPDMPLVLADPTQLRQVFNNLLSNSRDAMENMELSGSEPGVTIRACAVQLEDGELGVKVEFLDRGPGFPAQILQKAFEPYVTTKAHGTGLGLAIVRKIIDEHQGKIDITNRTEGGAKISILLTRIVKN; the protein is encoded by the coding sequence ATGGGCAAAATTTCAAATTCATCACTAAGTCGGACCAAGAAATTTCTACGCAATTTACTACGCTTTAGCCTAATAGTTGCGGTTATTTTAAGTGCCGTTCTCCTTTATTTTTTATTTCAATCTAGTGGCAATGAAAGTCGATTCGAAAATCGTTTCGATTTACTTATGCTATTTAACGCAACTTTAGCCATTGCACTTTTTATTTGGCTTCTATCATTGATTATTGGGATTGTTAAGCAGGTTAAGCAAAAAAGGTTTGGTGCCAGACTCACATCTAAACTTATTTTCTTTTTTACTTTAATTGCCATCGTTCCTGGTGTTGTTGTTTATGTTTTATCAACTCAGTACGTATCTCGGTATATTGAATCTTGGTTTAATAATAAAGTTGATTCAGCACTTTCTTCTGGTATTTATTTAGGGCAGTCTTCTTTGGATGCCATGATAATTGATCAACTTAGTAATGCTAGAAATCTTTCAGACCGTTTATATAACGTCCCTGAGGATCAACTTTCAAATGCATTAAATTCATTACGAGAGAACTTTTCGAGTTTTGATTTGCTTGTTTTTTCTAGTGGCGGAAATAGAGTTATTGCTTTTTCCAGTTCTACTTTTGGTTCTTTACTTCCAAAAATGCCTCCTAATAATGTTATGAGTCAGTTAAGAATTAGTAGGCAATATGCATCGGCTGAGGAATCACTTGCTGTTGATGAGAGTGGTATGCAAGCTCCTCAATACATATTACGAGTTATCGTACCGATTTTCTCGTCAGATAACCGTTTGGATGGATCTATTGCATCTTTAAGAGAACCAAATTGGTTGCAACTTACACGTTTAGTTCCTGCAAGCATGTCAGAGAATTTGAAAGCTGTTCAGACTGGATATCAAAATTACCAAGAGCTTAATCTTTCAAGACAAGGGATTTTAAAAATTTTCTCCATTACTATGATTATGGCATTGCTACTTACGACTTTTGCATCGTTAGCCATAGTACTCTGGATGGCAAGGAGATTAGTGGAACCATTGCTAACCTTAGCAGAGGGTACGCAAGCTGTTGCTGCGGGAGATTATCGTTCAATACCAGATTCAAATCAGAGTGATGAATTAGGGCAACTTAGTAGATCTTTTAATCTTATGGTTGCACAATTAACTGAGGCTAGATATCAAGTTGATAGACATAGAAGAAGCATTGAACAATCAAATGATTTTTTGGAAGGTGTTTTAGCTGGTCTTACAAATGGTGTAATAGTTTTAGATTCTGAATTTAGAATTACTAGAGTTAATAAGGGGGCTCAAAATACTTTGCATGAAGATCTAGATCTGATGATTGGACAACCTATGCAAGATAATTTAAGTGAGTTCGGCAGATTAGTTAAATCAGCATTTGTTTCTCACGCTGCTGTTGGGTCATTGCGATCTTATTGGCAGGAACAGATCGAGTTAGATATCAACGATGAAGGTGAGGATAAGAAGATTACTTTACTACTACGAGGCACTAAGTTAATGACACCAAATGGAATAAATTACCTTCTTGTTTTCGATGACATCAGTGAAGTTATATCTTTAAATAGGTCTGTGGCTTGGGGTGAAGTGGCTAGAAGATTAGCTCATGAGATTAAAAATCCGCTTACACCAATTTCATTATCAGCTGAAAGAATAAAATATAAATTAATCGATAAGCTTGATGAAGACGATGCAAAATTCCTTGATAGACTTACAACCACTATTGTTAATCAAGTGGTTTCTCTTAAAACTATGGTAGATGACTTTAGAGAGTATGCACGCACTCCACCTGCTCAATTTCAAAGCGTAAATGTTGAAGATTTGCTCATGGACATTGCCCACCTTTATGGATGGTCGGCTGAAGGGTATAAGATTGAAGAGGAAAGTTTAGACATTGCACCAATCGATGTTTCGAGGCAGATAAAATTAGATATAGAACCTGATATGCCTTTAGTGTTAGCAGACCCAACACAACTTAGACAGGTTTTTAATAATCTATTATCTAACTCAAGGGATGCTATGGAGAATATGGAGTTGAGCGGATCAGAGCCAGGTGTTACTATCAGGGCTTGTGCTGTTCAATTAGAGGATGGAGAGCTTGGAGTAAAAGTAGAGTTTTTGGATAGAGGTCCAGGCTTTCCTGCACAGATTCTTCAAAAAGCATTTGAACCTTACGTGACTACTAAGGCACACGGAACAGGTTTAGGTTTGGCGATTGTTCGTAAAATTATAGATGAGCATCAAGGAAAAATAGATATCACAAATCGAACAGAAGGCGGGGCTAAGATTTCTATACTCCTTACAAGAATTGTAAAAAATTAA
- a CDS encoding response regulator produces the protein MAKILVVDDEIGIRELLQEILYEQGHSVDLAANVAEARAARLSERPDLVLLDIWMPDADGVSLLKEWSSQGLLDMPVIMMSGHATLDTAIEATRIGAADFLEKPITLNKLMTTVRQVLQRPIIRPGAVPVRPTHYTTMPSAPQVHHHTTSYHPDVIQPRQIAQPQMVSSQADDPTKTGYLGSLSLNKPLRTVRDEFERIYFEYHLEKENHSMTRVSERTGLERTHLYRKLRQLGVDSRKNRNN, from the coding sequence ATGGCTAAAATCCTAGTTGTCGATGACGAGATCGGTATCCGCGAGTTATTACAAGAAATCCTTTATGAACAAGGTCATAGTGTCGACCTTGCGGCTAATGTTGCGGAGGCTAGAGCAGCACGTTTATCTGAAAGACCAGATCTAGTTCTGTTAGACATATGGATGCCTGATGCAGACGGTGTGAGCCTTTTAAAAGAGTGGAGTTCTCAGGGCTTGTTGGATATGCCAGTCATTATGATGAGCGGTCATGCCACACTTGACACTGCAATAGAAGCAACTCGTATTGGTGCTGCTGATTTTTTAGAAAAACCTATTACACTTAATAAGCTGATGACTACAGTTCGTCAGGTCCTTCAAAGACCAATCATTCGACCTGGGGCTGTGCCTGTACGTCCAACTCATTACACTACAATGCCATCTGCTCCACAAGTTCATCATCACACAACCTCATATCATCCCGATGTGATTCAGCCACGGCAGATAGCTCAACCTCAGATGGTTTCTTCACAAGCCGATGATCCCACTAAAACCGGTTATTTAGGCAGTCTTTCACTTAACAAACCACTACGCACCGTGCGCGATGAGTTTGAAAGAATTTATTTTGAATATCATCTTGAAAAAGAAAATCATAGTATGACTAGGGTTTCTGAACGTACTGGGTTAGAGCGTACTCACCTTTATCGTAAGCTACGTCAACTTGGTGTGGATTCTCGTAAGAATCGCAATAACTAG
- the trkA gene encoding Trk system potassium transporter TrkA translates to MKILIVGAGRVGSSVAENLVSENNDITVIDTDSKQLSYLQERYDLRSVLGDASIPEVLEKANIADADLVVACASSDPVNLVVCKLARDMFNVPRCISRIRAPYYDDHREVLRDHFGIDTIISPEASVTQFLKGLVVFPDALQVVNFAQDDVSIAIIKLGKRSSLLDFQIDKNHLNLPNGQGRILELIRDGESLPLDRLFTLKAGDELAVAVDTSESSRIINTLSRDRKFSQSVMIAGGGKIGSRLAESLAVLGFNVRVIEKNKERCEFLAATLPEEVLVLNGNATDEALLVSENIKEMGTWIAITDDDEENIMSSLLAKRLGAQKVIAIITRQMYGELMEGSMIDVAVSPSEAIIGALMHEVRVGAIVRGHRLRRGEAEAIEFKVMGSKDTSSIIGKRMDQIHIPNSVKVAAIIRDGEVIIPKQDTTIESGDHAIIYSNNRKAMKRIEKIFQAPLLFV, encoded by the coding sequence ATGAAAATTTTAATTGTTGGAGCAGGTCGCGTTGGTTCTAGCGTAGCTGAAAATCTTGTCTCCGAAAATAATGACATAACCGTCATTGATACTGATTCTAAGCAGTTAAGTTATCTTCAAGAAAGATATGATTTAAGAAGTGTACTAGGCGATGCTTCAATTCCAGAAGTGCTAGAGAAAGCTAATATTGCCGATGCGGACTTAGTTGTAGCTTGTGCTTCATCCGACCCAGTAAATCTTGTAGTTTGTAAGCTAGCACGTGATATGTTTAATGTGCCACGTTGCATATCCAGAATCCGTGCACCATATTATGATGACCATAGAGAAGTACTGCGAGATCATTTTGGTATCGATACTATCATTAGCCCAGAAGCTAGTGTTACTCAGTTTCTTAAGGGTTTGGTTGTATTTCCTGATGCACTTCAAGTTGTAAATTTTGCACAGGATGATGTGAGCATTGCCATCATAAAATTAGGTAAAAGAAGCAGTCTTCTTGATTTTCAAATTGATAAAAATCACCTCAATCTTCCTAACGGTCAGGGACGGATATTAGAGCTAATTCGTGATGGTGAATCGCTTCCGTTGGATAGGTTATTTACGTTAAAAGCTGGAGATGAGCTTGCTGTTGCGGTTGATACCTCGGAATCAAGCAGAATTATAAACACGCTTTCGAGAGATAGAAAATTTTCTCAGTCAGTGATGATTGCAGGAGGTGGAAAAATAGGATCACGATTAGCTGAGTCGTTGGCTGTGTTGGGTTTTAATGTACGTGTAATTGAGAAAAACAAAGAGAGGTGTGAGTTCCTGGCTGCTACATTGCCAGAGGAAGTACTTGTTCTAAACGGAAATGCAACAGATGAAGCCCTTTTGGTCTCTGAAAACATTAAAGAGATGGGCACGTGGATTGCAATTACCGATGACGATGAGGAAAATATCATGTCCTCTTTGCTTGCAAAACGTCTCGGTGCTCAAAAAGTGATAGCCATTATTACTCGTCAGATGTACGGCGAACTGATGGAAGGAAGCATGATTGACGTTGCCGTATCTCCATCTGAGGCGATTATCGGGGCACTCATGCATGAAGTCCGTGTAGGAGCAATTGTACGTGGGCATAGATTGCGACGTGGAGAAGCTGAAGCTATTGAATTTAAAGTTATGGGTTCTAAGGACACTTCTTCTATTATCGGCAAGCGAATGGATCAGATTCACATTCCTAATTCAGTAAAAGTTGCAGCCATAATTCGCGATGGCGAAGTTATTATTCCAAAACAGGATACGACCATCGAATCAGGCGACCATGCAATTATCTATTCCAATAATCGTAAGGCGATGAAGCGCATCGAAAAAATATTCCAAGCGCCGCTTTTATTCGTCTAG
- a CDS encoding TrkH family potassium uptake protein has protein sequence MKRFLYISHSLGVTIVCWSLTFLIPYVASIYFEDGWDRNFLYAFFIAFSIGSFLFALGYYFKRDLQLRDGLMLVVLVWFLFPALGTLPFLMPFHTESEFSLSFSKAYFEIVSAITTTGGTAISDVGSLPKSINLWRHTIMWFGGMGILLLAVAILPLLGVSGHQVSRTEASGPMKEEKLTPRIAGTAKVLYSIYISASLICFLAYRLCGMSWFDAWCHAGSTMSTGGFSTYTGGFTEMNNPAAEIVACVFMLFAGVNFATHYSALRTRNFKAYFNCPEALPFLVLTLFSGLIISIFLYLAGYYLDFGTTLRKGLFNTISLATTTGYASADYSLWPIGLSLWMLVLGTFATSAGSTGGGMKIIRMVILIKQIKNEIRKILHPHGVFPISIKGNKISNKIVLSILLFFIIYGAILVLGSSLLVISGVDFHTAFTSIIANMSNIGPGLGETGPMGDYSGFSNFSLWVCSIAMLIGRLDIFTVLVFMSPHFWKK, from the coding sequence GTGAAACGCTTTTTATATATTTCGCATTCTTTAGGAGTAACAATTGTTTGTTGGTCCTTAACATTTCTAATTCCATATGTAGCATCAATCTATTTCGAGGACGGTTGGGATAGAAATTTTCTGTACGCTTTTTTTATCGCATTCAGTATTGGTTCTTTTTTATTTGCTTTAGGGTACTACTTTAAAAGGGACCTGCAGCTTCGAGATGGGCTTATGCTGGTCGTTTTGGTATGGTTCTTGTTTCCTGCTTTAGGGACATTGCCATTTTTAATGCCTTTTCATACCGAGTCCGAGTTTTCTCTTAGTTTTTCTAAAGCGTACTTTGAGATAGTATCTGCCATTACAACTACTGGTGGTACGGCGATTAGTGATGTGGGATCATTGCCAAAATCCATAAATTTATGGCGACATACGATTATGTGGTTTGGTGGTATGGGAATTCTTCTTTTAGCTGTGGCTATACTTCCTCTTTTAGGCGTCAGTGGTCATCAGGTTTCTCGTACCGAAGCCTCTGGACCGATGAAGGAAGAAAAACTAACTCCTAGAATTGCGGGTACTGCTAAAGTTTTATATTCGATATATATCTCTGCATCTTTGATATGTTTTTTAGCCTACAGGTTGTGTGGGATGTCTTGGTTTGATGCATGGTGCCACGCAGGCTCTACCATGAGTACTGGCGGATTTTCTACTTATACCGGTGGGTTTACAGAAATGAATAATCCTGCAGCCGAAATCGTAGCATGTGTATTTATGCTTTTTGCGGGAGTAAACTTTGCAACCCATTATTCGGCTTTAAGGACCAGAAATTTTAAAGCTTATTTTAATTGTCCAGAAGCATTGCCATTTTTAGTTCTTACCCTTTTTAGTGGTTTGATTATCAGTATTTTTTTATACCTTGCAGGCTATTATTTAGATTTTGGTACCACTTTAAGAAAAGGTCTTTTTAATACCATCTCTCTTGCTACCACCACTGGATATGCAAGTGCAGATTATTCATTATGGCCTATTGGTTTATCGCTTTGGATGCTTGTTTTAGGGACATTTGCTACCTCTGCAGGTTCAACTGGAGGAGGTATGAAGATTATCCGCATGGTTATACTCATTAAACAAATAAAAAATGAGATACGCAAAATTTTGCACCCTCACGGAGTATTTCCAATAAGCATTAAGGGCAACAAAATATCCAACAAAATAGTTTTATCAATTTTGCTTTTCTTCATAATTTATGGAGCAATTCTGGTTTTAGGTTCTTCTTTGTTGGTAATAAGTGGTGTGGATTTTCATACTGCATTTACCTCAATCATAGCTAATATGAGTAATATCGGTCCTGGCCTCGGCGAGACCGGACCTATGGGAGATTACAGCGGATTTTCAAATTTTAGTCTTTGGGTTTGCTCTATAGCGATGCTTATAGGCAGGTTAGACATATTTACTGTTTTGGTATTTATGTCGCCACACTTTTGGAAAAAGTAG
- a CDS encoding tRNA (cytidine(34)-2'-O)-methyltransferase: MFNIVLVSPEMPANVGNIIRLSANTGCNLHLVRPFLFHLDDKHLKRAGLDYHEYANIKIHNTLEEALNTIGTDRNRCFAISTKGKKHLSDINFQKGDVFIFGRESAGLKDYEWSIIGIDQAVRIPMKANSRSLNISNAVAITVYEAWRQIGYTDSL, from the coding sequence ATGTTTAATATCGTATTAGTTTCGCCCGAGATGCCAGCCAATGTTGGTAATATTATCCGACTATCCGCAAACACAGGTTGCAATTTACATTTAGTTAGGCCCTTTCTTTTCCATTTAGATGATAAACACCTAAAAAGAGCTGGATTAGATTATCACGAGTATGCAAACATAAAGATTCACAATACGCTTGAAGAAGCTCTAAATACGATAGGTACTGATAGAAATAGATGCTTTGCCATATCAACAAAAGGAAAAAAACATTTGTCCGACATTAATTTTCAAAAGGGAGATGTTTTTATTTTTGGCAGAGAAAGTGCGGGACTTAAAGACTATGAATGGTCAATAATTGGTATTGATCAAGCAGTTCGTATACCAATGAAGGCTAATTCCAGAAGTCTAAATATTTCTAATGCAGTTGCCATCACTGTGTATGAGGCATGGCGTCAGATTGGATATACAGATAGTTTGTAA
- a CDS encoding ComF family protein, whose product MNFLSLIPSVCPMCEGPAKYRKFCEGCTEDILFSMHNHKYRCDHCLLALPEEMDCPNCLDYFIDVNKVYALFDYIPPLQSLILRYKNAGESYLASYFGALFKQHIKFEDFDEDTVFVPIPSRNPSLRKRGYNPASLFAQSLKKHYLGKIETSILRCRHHDSKVLKALDQAQRFASSSSQYFCAYRAKFKKVIIVDDVLTTGSTIHAASRALKAAGVESIQAAVIARAAIPGLF is encoded by the coding sequence ATGAATTTCTTATCTCTAATTCCAAGTGTTTGCCCTATGTGCGAAGGTCCTGCAAAATATAGAAAATTTTGTGAAGGGTGCACAGAAGATATTTTATTTAGCATGCATAATCACAAGTACAGGTGCGATCATTGTTTACTAGCCCTGCCCGAGGAGATGGATTGCCCAAATTGCCTAGATTATTTTATTGACGTGAATAAAGTGTACGCATTATTTGACTACATCCCGCCCTTGCAAAGCTTAATACTAAGATATAAAAATGCAGGCGAATCCTACCTTGCTTCATACTTTGGGGCGTTATTTAAGCAACATATTAAATTCGAGGATTTTGATGAAGATACTGTGTTTGTGCCCATTCCAAGTAGAAACCCTTCATTAAGAAAAAGAGGGTACAATCCAGCTTCTCTATTTGCACAATCCCTAAAAAAACACTATTTAGGTAAAATTGAAACCTCAATTTTGCGTTGTAGACATCATGACAGCAAAGTTTTAAAAGCACTTGACCAAGCCCAGAGGTTTGCCTCAAGCAGTAGCCAGTATTTTTGTGCATACAGAGCAAAATTTAAAAAAGTAATTATAGTGGACGATGTACTAACCACAGGAAGTACAATTCATGCAGCTTCTCGTGCACTTAAAGCTGCAGGAGTTGAATCCATTCAGGCCGCAGTGATTGCAAGAGCGGCTATTCCAGGTTTATTTTGA
- a CDS encoding methyltransferase domain-containing protein, with translation MKLSTPINPSIINKNRVKKQFDRRAYSKDSLFLYDEIFHRMFEKLDYIKVDPKRIIDLGCGDGRHFSDFRNRFKNAQYIGVDFSDKRLAICQSFLNKNPLLKKRFLVGFKPAEASCLLADMANTEIDPESAELVWANLSVHCHPNPLSVFSEIRRLLKTEGLLMFSTFGPATFRELRDAIEHAGLKNVQTHPFIDMHDYGDMLLECGFADPVMDQELLKLTYKSSKKLMDDIYAFGGNACTLPRSELSTKSGLQRLLEALEAKRNREGLLELTLEIAYGHAWKASSFRKGDETRVSLEGLRSHLNRKQT, from the coding sequence ATGAAATTGTCCACCCCAATAAATCCATCAATAATCAATAAAAATCGGGTCAAAAAGCAATTTGATAGAAGAGCATATTCAAAAGATTCACTATTTTTGTACGATGAAATTTTCCACAGAATGTTTGAAAAATTGGATTATATAAAAGTAGATCCAAAAAGAATTATCGATTTGGGTTGTGGTGATGGACGGCATTTTTCAGATTTTCGTAATCGATTTAAAAATGCCCAATACATTGGTGTGGATTTTTCTGATAAGCGTCTTGCAATTTGTCAGTCCTTTCTAAATAAAAATCCTTTATTAAAAAAGCGATTTCTTGTTGGCTTTAAGCCTGCTGAAGCTAGTTGTTTGCTTGCAGATATGGCTAATACGGAAATTGATCCTGAAAGTGCCGAATTGGTATGGGCGAATTTATCAGTGCATTGCCACCCAAACCCATTGTCTGTTTTTAGCGAAATTCGGCGGTTACTTAAAACCGAAGGGCTTTTGATGTTTTCTACATTTGGTCCTGCAACTTTCAGAGAACTTCGAGATGCTATTGAACATGCAGGGTTAAAAAATGTACAGACGCATCCTTTTATCGATATGCACGATTATGGTGATATGCTGTTGGAGTGCGGATTTGCAGACCCCGTTATGGATCAAGAGCTACTAAAATTGACATACAAAAGTAGCAAAAAATTGATGGATGATATATATGCTTTTGGTGGTAATGCTTGTACATTGCCACGAAGTGAACTTTCTACGAAATCGGGATTGCAAAGGTTGCTCGAAGCATTAGAGGCCAAAAGAAACAGAGAAGGTTTACTTGAGCTTACTTTAGAAATTGCTTACGGGCATGCATGGAAAGCCTCTAGCTTCAGAAAGGGCGATGAAACTAGAGTGTCGCTTGAGGGGCTTCGCTCTCATCTGAATCGGAAACAAACATAG